A single genomic interval of Lysobacter avium harbors:
- the speD gene encoding adenosylmethionine decarboxylase, which produces MGKPRGQLKLDGFNHLTKSLSFNIYDISYAVSETQRQRYIEYIDEEYDSDRLTEILLKVAEIIGGTVLDVARQDYDPQGASVTILMSDRPAAVPPPARGSTVGHMDKSHITVHTYPEMHPDNGIATFRVDIDVATCGLTSPLEALDYLIKQFDSDVVICDYRVRGFTRNAKGKKHFIDHKINSIQESIHKRLLDKYECRDVNVYQENIFHTKMHLKNFNLDDYLFSEMAQQLSFRERMRIEHLLRKEIIELYQSSPVD; this is translated from the coding sequence ATGGGCAAGCCACGCGGACAACTCAAGCTCGACGGGTTCAACCACCTCACCAAGTCGCTGAGCTTCAACATCTACGACATCTCCTACGCGGTGTCGGAGACCCAGCGCCAGCGCTACATCGAGTACATCGACGAGGAGTACGACTCCGACCGGTTGACCGAAATCCTGCTCAAGGTGGCCGAGATCATCGGTGGCACCGTGCTCGACGTCGCGCGCCAGGACTACGACCCGCAGGGCGCGTCGGTGACGATCCTGATGTCGGACCGCCCCGCTGCCGTGCCGCCGCCTGCGCGAGGCAGCACGGTGGGGCACATGGACAAGAGCCACATCACCGTCCACACCTATCCGGAGATGCACCCCGACAACGGCATCGCGACGTTCCGGGTGGACATCGACGTGGCCACCTGCGGCCTGACCTCGCCGCTTGAGGCGCTGGACTACCTGATCAAGCAGTTCGACTCGGATGTGGTGATCTGCGACTACCGGGTGCGCGGATTCACCCGCAACGCCAAAGGCAAGAAGCACTTCATCGACCACAAGATCAACTCGATCCAGGAATCGATCCACAAGCGTCTGCTGGACAAGTACGAGTGCCGCGACGTCAACGTCTACCAGGAGAATATCTTCCACACCAAGATGCACCTGAAGAACTTCAATCTGGACGACTACCTTTTCAGCGAGATGGCCCAGCAGCTGTCGTTCCGTGAGCGCATGCGCATCGAGCACCTGCTGCGCAAGGAGATCATCGAGCTCTACCAGAGCTCACCGGTCGACTAG